Part of the bacterium genome is shown below.
CAAGAATTTAAAATTACCTACCTGTCCTGCGGAGGCAGGCAAGGATGTTAAGAATTTATAGAAAAATGCCCCTGCCTGTGCTACGGCAGACAGGCAGGAGAGTCTGTTGACACTTGAAAACCAATTTTGGTTAGGTATAATAATCGCAAATGGCAATAGTATGTCTAAAGTTATTATAGTAAAATTATATTACAATGTCAAAGGAAATGTCAACCATTCAACCATTGTAAAAAATATTAAGAAATACCGAGCAAAGCGCTGTATCTCTCAAGACAAGCTGTCAAAACTTGCCAATATTACTTTGCACACAATCACTAAAATTGAATCAGGGACTACGCCAGATCCAAGAATTGAAACCGTCAAAAAAATAGCAGACGCTTTAGGCGTTAGCATTGATGATTTAATGAGAAACTAAATATGACACAATATAAACCTTCAGAAGAATACATTACAACAGGAGAACAAAAAGGGCTTATTCTCCGAGAAGGTAGCAAAGTTGAATATCAAACCACCGGCAAAAGTTATAATTTTTCTGACCCAGAAGAAAAGGTCAGAGCGTCCTTTTATGTTGAACTTATACAAAAATATAAATATCCGGAAAAACGATTAGATACCGAAGTTGTTGTCCCTCGCAGAAAACCATCTGATTCAGCCGATATTGTTGTTTATGAAGATGACGAACAGAAAAAACCTTATATCGTAGTTGAGTGTAAAAAAGATGATATTTCTCAATCCGAAATAAAGCAGGCAGTTGAACAAGCTTTTGGCAATGCTAATTCTCTCAGGGCAAAATATGCGATTGTTGTTGCTGGCAATGTTCGCATCGCTTTTGATGTTGCTGGTTTTAACCCGCAAGAACGGGACAAAAATATTATTTCTGACATTCCTGTCCGCTACGGGAAAATTACAAAATATAAATACAAAAAGGGCGATGAAACATGGGATTTACAGCCAGCCGATTTAAAAGCGCTTTAAGATAAATTTCAGCAGTGCCAGGATATTTTATGGGAAGGCGGAAAAGGAAACCCAGCAGAAGCGTTTGATGAAATGAGCAAGTTAATGTTTTGCAAAATTCAGGATGAGCGATTTGTTACCGAGATTGATGAGTATTATAAATTTCAGATTGGGACACACGAAAGCAGGAGAACTATTGGGGTCAGACCGTGAATGTTGAATGTAAAAGGAACTGCTTTCTACATTCAAGGTCTGACCCTAATCCCTCTCCT
Proteins encoded:
- a CDS encoding helix-turn-helix transcriptional regulator, which produces MTLENQFWLGIIIANGNSMSKVIIVKLYYNVKGNVNHSTIVKNIKKYRAKRCISQDKLSKLANITLHTITKIESGTTPDPRIETVKKIADALGVSIDDLMRN
- a CDS encoding type I restriction enzyme HsdR N-terminal domain-containing protein, encoding MTQYKPSEEYITTGEQKGLILREGSKVEYQTTGKSYNFSDPEEKVRASFYVELIQKYKYPEKRLDTEVVVPRRKPSDSADIVVYEDDEQKKPYIVVECKKDDISQSEIKQAVEQAFGNANSLRAKYAIVVAGNVRIAFDVAGFNPQERDKNIISDIPVRYGKITKYKYKKGDETWDLQPADLKAL